The genomic segment AAAGTTAGAGAATTTTTGTCctaatcataatttttaaatttataaaagagaATAGATTAGTCATGAAAAGAATGCATCAAGAAGTTCAAGAATGATATGGGGTAAAAAATGTTAGAATGACTACCATTTAAGTAGTCAAATTTTAAGGAACAAAAggcatttatttcttttattattattattatttggatataaacCAAATTCCAAATGTTTAGATTAAATTTGTACAAGAAGGATTGGTTAAGTGTAGTGTGGGCGTTAAATGGGCCGTCCGCTGTAGAAGGATAAAGTAATCGAGTCCAAGTTTATCTAGGTTAGGTCTAGTTTGCCCTGACAGGCCGACCCAGCTCAAGCTATTACCTTAAATGAGCTCATTCCTGGGTATTACCCAACTCAAGCTATTGCCCTGACCTTCTGACCAATTCAGGCCCCAATCTTTCTAAGGAAGAAACGTGCGACCCAAAATTTGTTAGGCCTAATTAGCGTGATAGGAAAATTGTGTTTAAAGCACAGTTGCATCCTATATAATTAGGATtaaaaaacttttataattgaattaattaaatattatttaaaaaattaatcaaatgaaactaaaattgagtattaattatttcattgGTTAATTGAATTAGATTTTTCGATTACTAATTGAATTAACTAAATTTGTTGGACTCAAGTccgtttttttatttatattctttCTATACtgattacaaaataaatacagttaaattatgaaattttaacaaCACCCTAAACTAAATAATCTTAAAATATTCTAACaaacttgattaaaaatattaaaatgtttcaacaaatataaatgaaaatacaCTAAAATATATCTACCtaaattgataatttgattaataaaaaaattcaaaatgaaaattcatcGAATTAATTGACTTAATTGTGCTCACattcaaattaatcaaatttattcGATTATAACGGAAAATTGCTTACACCCCTAATAAGTATCATAGTGCCATGTATTGCAGCTCAAAATGGCATACTAATTATGCACCTTTTCTTTGATTTATGTAAACAGAtgattaaaactcattttcatttggGTAGAAAAgactttatatttttctttaaaaaataaaaataaatgacttTATAAGAATCATTATTGCAATACCTATGCAattccttttctctttgatACCGTACATACATAAATTAATCATGAGCTCGGAGGGATTAATTTAATAGAATTAGAAGGTCTCATTTCATAGCAAATCtactaatttatattttgtatgtGTTTAAACGTGTTGTGTAAATATAGAGTTTTAATAGTTATATGAGAAAATACGAACAtgacataattaattaatttgtgtcAGAATCTTAATCACATACACGAATATATTTAATAAGCATGAAATACGATATGACATAATTAATACGTTTATTAAACGTgcttgattaaattttatatgaaacaataaaattaacatgattaaaatttatacgATTTATAAACTATTTACATAATTGATacaataaaagtaaaaaatatacaaataaaatatgattttgttattcaaatttaaaataaaaaattatacatctaataatatttatcaaatataataaaatttaatattaataatttataattatcttaaaaatataaatatttatataaatcaataaatgAGTCATAATCTTATATTAAATATGTCTATACAACATGTGAAAATAATTacatgattaaataataaacaTGTCACAAGTTATACAGATACAcgataatataattaattaataatatcttAAATGATTTAAGCGAGTTTGATAGAGTTTTATATCGATACAATTAATACACAATTAGTTTAAATCTAAACTTGCTTAAACTTATGTGGTGTCTTCTACAAAGTTGTCACCTATTCCCTGGAAAAGAAACCCACTTAAGACAATTGAAACTTACTAGCCTCCCCAATCTGCTGGATAATAGTAATAGGAGAGTTTTGCTGCAAACTTTCTGTCTAAAGAATCAATATTTTTCCTCGTTTTCCGGCAAACCAACCACTTTTGTCAACCTCAAAATGCATATACAGAGCCGAAATCCAACGCCCCAAAAGGATAAGAGAATTCAAAACCTAGAATCTTAGATTGAGAAATCCTGCCATCCTCACGTGGACCGGCTTTGTGCTTAACACCCGACTGTTGGCTTGCCTCCTCCTTGCTTCAATCATTTTAATGCCATCCCATTTATCTGAACTCATCACAGATACCGaacattgtttaaattgaataCGTTGAATTTACCGTTGGATTTGTCTCTGCGGGCGGCAGCAACCGTCCATTTCCTCATAGCTCGACACGTGTCTGTTCGATGAAGATGGGATACTCAACCTTCACATGCTCATCACGTGGGGAATGACGAACCGCACACTTTGCTTATGGTCTGGATCAGGATTTTACAAATCGTGTCATTTCGACGAAAAATGACCAGGACTTTTTCTAAGTAATTCAAGGAGATAATAATGTTAATTATGTAAATAGtaacaattttattaataataaatcataaatttatatttcgTGTTTATTATCAatcaataacaaaaatattattttattaataaattttaaatttttttatctttataaatGTTATACGTTGACAATGTTAAATATAGACATTAAATTTTTGTGggcattaattaataaatgaaaaataaatatgggTGGCAAGCTTATGGGCACAAAACTGCGGCGATGAGGACAGGGCCTGAATTGGGAAAACCGTGGTCTTGTCTGATATCAATGAAAAGAACAGGAAGGCACCTCGCACGTTAGACGGACATCGTGCCGGACCCAGTTGTAAATAACACAAGTGGATAGATATAGATAAGGCTAAAGAGTAACAACTGCTTCTCCCTTATCCatccaaattcaattatcCAACGCGCCAAAACAAGCCTAATTGTTAGTTTTCGAACTCGTTGGTTTTTTCTGTTTTGCACATTTCTAAGATATTTTGGGCTGATGAATTCAGCACAAGacgtgacaaataaatatgcCTGGATTGATTTTTAGCCACGGTTTGCTACTAGTGGAAGGTGATAGTTCACATGTTTTTAAGCTTTTCCCATAGCCCACGGTTACCATACGACTTCGTGTCTCCCATTTATTTCATGTCAAACACGACCAGCATGGCAGCTGGCAACTAGTACTAAATGTTTCTATATTTCTAGTACTTTTTTTGTCTCTTTGCTTAATAATTGACATATCCTTAACGCGTTCACATGTACAGGGAAATTAGGGGAGAGCGGAAAAAAAATCTGACTTCATGTCCGCTTCACGCATTAACCTTTCCAGAAGATTTAATTTCCATTCATTATAGTAGAAGTTTTGGCGTACTCAATTTCTTCGCCGTTACCTCGgcatcaattttcttttccagaCATCAAGTAGAAGATGCAAATTTGAACTTTTGTTATactattttaagtgtataatTCTATAGAATTATTAAACTGAAGGGAGAGACTCTTCAAATCTGATTTTCATTTGTAAACTATCTTGTTtctagaagaaaaaaaatttgtcttAAGCTGAGGCAACGTTGTCGTTGGTATTGTAATTTTAAGTACTGGCAAGATCCCTTTCAAACAAATTGGAAGCAAGATCATTTGTTCGAATATGTAATTTGAGCTAATATTAATGTTAATGATTAAAGGAAATGAACTGAAATTTGTGTTcatcttatcatttccaagaTCTTTTTCATACACGCTTTTGtaagaaaatcaaataacaATAACCCAATGCAAAATGACACATAAAAAAGGATCGGTCGGTCAAAACCTGCTGAAAAGAATCCTATTCAGCTTCATCGGAATTCATCAGAGTGAAAGAATCAAGAACCATGGAGTAACAGCCAAAGGATCCGCTAAAAAAGTACTCTTATTTCACCGGATTTGAGGTGCATCTACCTGAAATGTACCTCTTCAATCCGCGAACTCCCAAAAAAGTCAGTGACTTGTCGCCAGCTTGACAGCTTGTGGTCGTGGGGTAAAAGATTCTGAAACGCCGACGGTCCGCTGAGTCAGCATGTGAGAGAAGATCCAAATTTCCGAATGGATAAGCCATTGGAAGCAATTTGTTAACCCAATCGAGCTAACCCTGGTTAACCAACtatctataaatatttttacccATCTGGCTACTTCTCCAACACAAAGCAAACACAACAACAAACAATCAACTGTCTTTCACACATCAGAACAATGGCTTCCACATCTTCTGCATTCGCCTGTTTCGGCTCCTCCTCTGCTCATTTCATGGGCCACAAAGTTTCAATCAAGGAACCCAGTTCCGTGCCGACAAGTGTCCAATTCCGGCCACTCCGTGTCTCCGCCGCTTGTGCATCGACGGCTGAGAGACCGGTTTCCCACATTGCTTCTCCAGCGTCACTGTACGAGGTCTTGGGGATCCAGATGGGCGCCACTTGTCAGGAAATAAAGGCTGCTTACCGGAGACTGGCGCGAGTCCTGCATCCCGACGTCTCATCTAGCGGTCAAAATAACGCCACCGCACACGAGTTCATCAAAGTACATGAAGCTTACGCCACGCTGTCTGATCCCGAGAAACGCGCCGATTACGATCGGACGTTGTTGTTCAGACCGAGACGATCCTTCGCCGTGTCAGCGTCCGCCGCATCTATGGCCAGCCCCACGTCTTCTGGATTTTCTGGTTACACGAGGGGAAGCTGGGAAACTGATCAATGTTGGTGACACTTTGGACAAATCACGAAGTTCAGGACTGGATTTTTTAGTTGTGTAGATTTCAGAGTGATGATTGGAAACTTTGCCCCCTGATTTTCATTGTTTTGGGCCTTTTGGTTTTTGGGGAGAACTGATAACTGCTAAC from the Theobroma cacao cultivar B97-61/B2 chromosome 8, Criollo_cocoa_genome_V2, whole genome shotgun sequence genome contains:
- the LOC108663131 gene encoding chaperone protein dnaJ 11, chloroplastic-like codes for the protein MASTSSAFACFGSSSAHFMGHKVSIKEPSSVPTSVQFRPLRVSAACASTAERPVSHIASPASLYEVLGIQMGATCQEIKAAYRRLARVLHPDVSSSGQNNATAHEFIKVHEAYATLSDPEKRADYDRTLLFRPRRSFAVSASAASMASPTSSGFSGYTRGSWETDQCW